AACTGGGCAATTTATTGCATTAATCACAATGGATTAGCAAATTTCATTGCTTAGTCACGCTCACAAGGCCCCCACTTCAAAGGCTCAGCTGCATTAGCCACTgccctgagacacacacacacacacacacacacacacacacacacacacacacacacacacacacaaagctgaaCTTAGCACAACACCACCCCAACTTGGGCCTCAGCTCTCCTTGGATTTTGAAATATGGCACCAAGGACAAATGcactcattttctgtttatctgtGTCTCGCTCTTTCTTCCCCCCAAGTCGTCCTCTCTTACCGTACTAACACAGAGGACACTGTACTGTAAACGCACAATAGTTAATTCTCATGCTGCCATCCCCTTAAGCATACTGCATGTATTTTcatgctgattatttttcatgaCCTTCTTTGAAAAAGGTGCTGCAGTATTAGTCTCCATCTAAGTTTTCCGattaacacatttaattttttcatagCAAACTTGGAAAGGGACCATTAATTCTTCTCTAATGCAACATGCAGAGGTCACTAAATAAATCTCTTTTTGGTTTTGCAGGCAGAACAAAAGGACAGAGGCTTGTCCACAAGCGAAGACTCTCTCCTGTGCTTCCACAACTCCAAAGCTGAGCCGTTGATCCGAGGCCGACCTCTCAGTGATATATACCCATTTCAGAGTCAGTGTGACAGAAGTGCAGTCCCTTATCTGCTGTCTGGGTGTGGCGCCCAAGTACAGCCAATGACTGCAGGTCCTCTCACTGATGAGAACAAACTGAACGGCATTAACTCCTCCGCTTGGTCCAACCCTGTTATAGGTCAACCTGAAGGAAAGCCTTACTCCTCAAGAATTATGAGGCTTTTTTCTAACTCGAGGAAGGGCCCTGTCCCTGCTCATAGTCCAACCACTGACACCCCCACCTCAGTCCACAGCaaagatggcaacagtggcCCCCAGTCCTGGTCAGGACTTTCAGGACTAGGTGTTGTGGACTCCTTCAAAAAGCTCCGCTCCTCCGTGCTGCAGGGAATTCAGAGTAAAGGGGCATCAAACCATGATGGAGAGCATGATCTTTCATCAAATCAGGAAATAGCTAACGGCACAGTGGTGGCAAAAGCTGACCCTGGTTTAGATGATGGAATGAATCATTTAAAGTCAGCAGAAGgatacagtgtgtgtaatgGAAATTTTAGTGGACAGAATTTGGCTTTTAACCAGTGTGGCTCAGATATTGAAGACTATGACGATGAGGAAAATGATGAAGGAGACGGTCTCACGCGCAACTCACGATTCTCAAGGAGTATGAGGAGAGCATATGGAGCAGGACGCATTTCTTTACTTGACATGGGGAATGGGAGAGTTGCAGGAAGCAGCACAACGGGAgctgcagacagtcagagacCAGGTCAGACATCTGAGGTCGGTGTCCAAGCGGAGAACATGAACAACACAAATGTGAAGGTGCTGAGCAGAATGAGCAAAAGTGCAGAAAATCTTCATATATTTAAGGCACCATTCAGACGCAGAGCCCCATCTCCAGGTCCCCTTTCACCTCAGGAAGACCCACAGAGTAGTACCACATCAAACAGGACACCAAGCATCCAGAGAACAGCCAGCGCCTCCTCGGTGGACCTTCGAAGCCACGCTGTGAACCGCAGGAAGAGCCCTGTGAAGACCAAGGGCCCGATGCTGAAGCTAGTAGGGAGCATGACTGACCTAACTGTCCGACGCAGGAGAAGTCCCTCCCCCAGCCCTACATCTCCATCTCCCATGTCACCCCTCACTCGTCTCCACGACGACTACTCCCGCCGCGTGCCTTGCCTACAGACCGGTGAACGACAGCGCCGGCCTTCACCCGTCAGAGCCCGGGTCATGTCCGTCGAACACACACCGCTGGTTCATCATCAGCCTGAATACGACGGCGGCCCACAAGAGCACCAGGTCCTTATCAGCCCGGTTTCTGTGGATCCCCCAGAGACAATAGACACTTCACCTGGTATCTCTGCTCATTATGAGTCGCAGGCCGTAGCCACAACAAGTGGTTATAAACGGATAGCAGCTTGCGATTCATCTCCACTCAGCCAAAAAGAGTCTTCACAACGACAAGAACAGACTGAGGTCAAGTCGCTACCAAGCAAGGTAAGGAAGTGAGTTGGCAAACCCTTTGCATAAAGATGACAGgaggctgaaaaaaatcctgttttcttggcacatacaatatataattttttaattagCAGTCAGTATTGCTCCACCTGTTCCTCCCTGAGCATTGGCTCAGCAGATATTCTGATACACCACCAAACAATATTGATGACATCAAGCTAGGTTTTTATCTTTATGCAACTGGCCTTTTCGATTACAGAGCTTTTCACTGCTTACAGATGCACTAGATGCACTGCAGCTAAAACAACCAATAGCACCTTTTATCAAAGCAAATAAAGGCACACGATTAGAAATCATTAGGATGACAAGAGCTCTTTTTAAGTTTCGGTGAGGAAGGAAGcactgaaagacagaggaaagattTACTCTTTCATCCGCTAGAGCAGTGCAATCATTAATGGATGCCAGTCTTCCAGTTGAATGGCATTGACCCTTGTCttaggaaatgaaatgattttatgAAGTGATCTTTGAATCTGGCATGATTCTAACCCACTGCGATAAGGTCTCATGTCAACGTGATACTCGTCAGGTCGGTGCTTGTATGCTAAAAAATTGAGCTTGTGGTCCAAAGTCCCCGTTAgtgtcaaataaataatgacatagGCATAATGTTGCTTCACCCTGCTTTTCCTGTAAGCTGTGTTTGATATACTGacttctgctgcagcagggtCAGATGCTGAAGCCAGCTGTTCTGAGCTACCAGGTACACTGAAGGAGCAGACAGAGTTAATGATTACGCTTTGTTTATGATTAGCAGCCCTTGCGCAAAAGAGCTCCATAGTCCCGTTGCTGTGGGAGGGTGGGTGGCTGTGAGTAAGTACATCCCCCCGCCTTGCttcccccccccttcccctctaGCTGCAGCCCAATGGATCAAAGTCCAGCACCATGGACACTGGTCCTGGGACAGCGAGCAGCACCACCAGGCAGTCAGGACTACAAACACAGTGTTatagtgaatttttttttggtcaaagaGAAGGACTTTGCCTTTGAAGATGAACAACAATAGTCAGATTTGTTTACTTTAGAAATCAGTTGGCTTTTATTGGCCTCCAAAAAGCTGAGGGACTTGGCCTTGAGGACTCAGGCGGAtcggtgtttgtgtgtgtttcacaatGGTGCTAGTCCACTGTGTGCCTTTCCAGTGTATATGCTGGGGACCAGACCCGGATCGAGAAAACCCAGAGGTGAGGTTTGATATCCCTGGCTGACTAGCAGACTTATAACAACGATTTCTAAATGAGTAACCATTTGCCAATATTTGACCGTTGAGCACACAATACTTGCCGACACACACGCAGTTTGATAACATTTAATTGTGGAATATTTGTGCAATTTCTGTTGCAGTTCTTTGTTTGAATTTGATAAGCATAAGCGGTTGATTGTGTTCAATATGTGGAGCCAATCACTGTGTGAACTTGAAAACTGTCAAATGCTTATCAGGTTTCTCACGAGAATCCTGTTGAAGTTGAAGTTCTGAAATAGTTTCACACTCATTCTTGTGGTTCTGCCTGGAGATCCAACCAAAGCAGTCGTTCTACTTGGGACTTTTATGACttgcagcactttttttttttttgctctgtttctgATTAACAGATGTTCTCTCCAGCAGACAATATGTTCTGCATCTCTATGCATTGCAGGTCATTGAACAGGGGAGTTTTGAACTTTTTCCTTTGATCCTTAGGTGACATCAGAACAAGAGCGAGAAGAACTTCTCCAAACAGATGAAGTCTCTCCAACAACCAGCAGCATCACACCTCCTATCTCCCCAACATCCCTCTCGGAATCACCCACATCGCCCACATCATCCACCAAGGCAGCCGCGACTCCCACAGAAACCTCCTCCGTCAAGCCCAGGCGAAGGGCCCGCCATCCGAGACCTCGGCCAATTTCTGACTATGGGCAGCTCATTTCCAGGAAGCACTCCATTCCCGAGGAAGTTGCTGAACTGCATGCCGAGGAAAGGACAGAAAACACATCACTGCATAAAGACGGCAGCGATAATGACACCTATGGGGATGGAGAGAGCCCTGAGAAGTGCAGCGTGAATGGGGACGTTCAGTGCAGGAGGTATCGGCCCATCTCAGTGATAGGAGTGGTGGATGTTTTCCCTCCTGATGCTGAGGAGAAAGATGACCGCCTTCCTTCTGTAAGCTGCTACAGTTATAGTTTAGACCCATtggaaaaatactgtatttgaaaaaatgtgaatagTTTAGTTAATTGTTGCCATTGGCTGGAGGACTTTACCACAAAAACTTTCCACTAGTCCAGTGTTGAATTCTGCTCAGGCACAATGAAGGAattcaaataattaaattcCTGGTCATAAGTATGTTGGAACTGTGTTTTCCAATGTATCAAAATACTGTAAATCTTTCACAATGTTAACATAGAAAACAGTTGTGTTTCAATAGTTTTTCACCGCAAAATAATAGCTGGAGATCAGATCGGTCTCAACTTATTTTCTCTGATTTTATACCTCAGATCAGTTTGTGTCAAAACTGTGCTGAAcacgttttttttaacacttacAGATATAGAAAGTAAGCAGGAAAGTGCAGGGAAATGCAATATATATCCTGATTATACACTCAACTACCTCTGTAAGCAAAACtaagattaaacaaaaaaagtgtgatacttttaaaaataatatttccctgctttttaatgtttaaacacAATTGTACCAAAACAATACATGCTAAATTGTAAATACcttaagaaattaaaaaagaaaaagaaaggaaaaaagaatgaGCACTATTAACCAGCACCAAAAGACAAGAAGTCATGGTGTTTCTACAGCTCATTCAACCATTAATCACAACATCAGGAAGCTTTTGTTGCAATTCTTCTTAATTTCCTGTAATATCTCTCTTCTATCTGTAACAAAGGcttaaaataatcaacagagTACTTAGAAATAAACAAGAAGTGCTAAATAATTACTCAAGGTTTTGATCAAGTTTGATCAAGATCATGTTCAAGAGGTCGCAGGCTGTTTTTCTGGGACATTGAGTCATCAGGCAGGTGGTGAAAGTCAGAGAAACTGAGCTCTTTCTAAATCCCAGCATGTTTCCGTTTGTCCTCTCTGCAGCCCTTGTCCCGGCCGCCCATCCCCTCCCATCAGGTGCCCCCCTACAGAGCAGTGTCTGCCAGGTTTCGCCCCTCAGCCCTCTCCCAGAGCACCCCCATCGGACTGGATCGCGTTGGACGACGAAGGCTCCACAGAGTGCTCAGCGGTGAGATCTGGGGTGGCTGTTATGTGACGAGGGAGCACAAACTTTTAGTCTGTGGGAAAACTGGAGTCTGGGAATGTCAAGACGTGTGTTGGAGGAAAATATTGGTAGAGAGCCAAGTGTGGGTGTGCTTGCATCTGTGGCTTGTTCTGTGGATTATTTAAATCTTGTCTTGAGTTTTCAGCTCCACATGGTTGTTTAACCTCTTTATATATGTTGCAGATGGTGTGTCTGACTGCTCGGCGACACTTGATGACAGCgtcagcgaggaggaggagggcagctTCGATGAGCTCGCTGATGTCACGCCCTACCTCCAGCCAGGGGTGGAGATCTCTGTGCTCAACGAGGTGAGGCTGAGGAGGGGTAACTCGCTTGTCACGTTGCGACACACGCAAACATCTTCTCCGAGGCTGCGTATTGAATTTATGATGCAACgtctatcttttttttatgcGTGCCTCGTGAACAgccatgtgaaaatgttttttctgtgtgtggtttTCAAGATGTTTGGCCACAGTTCAGCAAAACAGACAACCACTGCAGTGTCCACAAGTCTAGACATAATCTTACATGTTAGACATGGGCTTAGCCTGCATGTAATTGTATCTCTatcttatctgtgtgtgtgtgtgtgtgtgtgtgtgtgtgtgtgtgtgtgtgtgtgtgtgtgtgtgtgtgtgtgtgtgtgtgtgtgtgtgtgtgtgtgtgtgtgtgtgtgtgctactcAGTGGATAAGCTCAGGCCACACAGTGTATGCTGAGGCTCTCTGGGACCATGTGACcatggaggagcaggagctggcCTTCAAGGCTGGAGATGTTATCCGTGTCCTGGATGCCTCACACAAGGACTGGTGGTGGGGCAGGGTGGCTGACAGGGAGGCCTGGTTCCCCTCCTGCTTTGTGAGGGTAAGTGGACCACCTGACCTCTGTGTCTGATGCATGTTTACTCTCCAGCAGCACAGAAAAGACTCGCAAACTGGCTTAGCTCCAAAGAAACCTCACCAGCCCtcttaagagtgtgtgtgtgtggaagggtTCAAACCTCAGATGTTCAGCTGGTTTCTGCGGTTACCAGAGCTGAGTGACAGCTGGGTCTTAATTAGGCAGGCTGCAGTAACCATGATGAGGTTATTTGATTGGCAGACGGGCGTCTGCTGTGTAATTGCTTGTAGCTGAATCAATGATGCCGAACAGCAACTAGTTAAACTTACACATGCTGTTACCATAGTGATGTGCAGTAGAGTCTTTTGTAGTTTAAGTAGTTATTGTTCTCCCTTTTTGTAATTCTGttcattttgactttgtttcaTTAAATCACCAAAAACCATCAATGATCAAATATTTAGCATTTGTGTGATAATGTggagactggaaaaaaaaaaaaaaaatccagctaAATCTGTTTGAAAACTAATCCTGACTTGAAGTTGACTTTTAGCAGACAAACTTATTTCTGTTTGCTTGATTTGACTGTTGCTCAGGAGGTCCCATTGTGTTTGTGGTGGATGTGTTTCAGGTGCGAGTGAACCAGGAAGACTCGAGTGCAGAGAGTGTGGAGAGTGTAGCGGACCAGGAGGATCCGACTCCCAGGGACACGCACAGCGCTCAGCACAAGGAGCAGATGAGAACCAatgtggttcaggaaatcatgAATACCGAACGCATCTACATCAAGCACCTCAAAGACATCTGTGAGGTATGAGCCTCAACATTTAACTCTTGGGCTGCTGCTTCTGTCACAGAAAACGTATATAAAGAAGAAACTCCGCCGTCCAGCACCTCCTGTTTGCCAGTATGTGAGCTGTTTTCACAACTTGTGTCAGTGTAATGTATATATTTTGGTGTGTATTTTCAGGGTTACATCCGCCAGTGCCGTAAACACCCGCAAATGTttactgagctgcagctgaagacCATCTTCAGCAACATAGAGGACATCTACAAATTCCACAGGCAGTTTCTGAAAGACCTGGAGAAGAAGTACAACAAAGACCAACCGCATCTCAGTGAAATAGGCTCCTGTTTTCTCTTGCAGGTAACAATCACATGCAAAATCTTCCACAAATCACTGTGTAACTCATGTATTTACATGATTCAGCAGCtctaaattttctttttttttttttttttacccctagGGGGAGGGCTTCTCTATCTACTCAGAGTACTGTAACACCCATCCAGCGGCCTGTGCTGAGCTGCAGCGCCTCATGAAGTTGGGCCGATATAAACATTTCTTTGAGGCCTGCCGTCTCCTCCAGCAGATGATCGACATCTCCATTGCTGGTTTCTTGCTCACGCCCGTGCAGAAGATCTGTAAATACCCCCTGCAGCTGGGAGAACTGCTCAAGTACACCCCTAAGGACCACAGGTACTCCTCAGGAAATGAAATCCATCACTTCACTACTTACTTTAAATCACTATTTGCTTTAATGCACCAGAGAtagtaaaataattatttccaaTTACCCCACGCTAAcatgtataaaataatatacACCATATAGGTCATAAGCCACCTACAGTGTTAACATTGTTAATTGCTGTGGGATCGACGATGCCTGTTGCTATGCATAGATTCAACTCACTGCATTATATTTAGAACCATTTCACCTTAAATAAAGATCTCATGGCGGTTTTATTGCAGCAGgtttattattacttttctaTTCTTACGGTGGAAGCAGCGTGTTACTCTAAATGGAAGTGTCTCTTCTATCAATTTTATGTCTTTGCTGGGCCATATGCTCACTTTTCTGTTGCTGATTTATTGCAGTGACTACGGCGGAGTGAGCAAAGCATATGAGGCTATGAAGAACGTGGCCAGTCTGataaatgagaggaaaagacGGCTAGAGAGTGTTGACGCCATCGCTCACTGGCAGGTTGCCATTCTGCACTGGGAGGTGATGATGACTACTGAATATAAATCCAGTTTTTATTCTGCTTATGAAACACAGTGAGTCTGTATGTTTTGCCAGTCGTATGCTTTATATTGTATAAATTGTTGTTGTAGGGACCTGATGTGCTGGAGCGCAGTTCAGAGCTGATCCACTCTGGCGAGCTGACTCGAATCGTCCGACAAGGCAAAATGCAGCAGCGCAGCTTCTTCCTATTTGACCACCAGTTGGTCTTCTGCAAAAAAGACGTCCTGCGCAGGGACCTGCTCCACTACCGGGGACGGCTGGATATGGACCAGACCGAGGTGGTGGACGTGCCCGATGGGCGGGACCCAGACCTGGGCCTGACCCTGAGGAACGCTCTGCGCTTGCGCCACGCCTCCACTCTggagttagtgtgtgtgctgtgctgcagGAAGGCCCAGGACAAGCAGAGGTGGTTGGAGGCTTTTgccaaagagagacacagagtcaAGGAAGACCAAGAGATGGGTGAGTCGAGCCGGATTCCTTTCGCTCATGATACAAAACAGCTACTGTGGGTAGATGTCAAGTAAAAGGTGAAGAGGGTAAAAAGATTTTTGAAGAAGGGGGTGGTTGGAAATATTTTGACctgaaggtgtgtttgtgtgtgtttcttggcAGGAATGGAGATCAGTGAAGAGCAAAGAAAACAGGCTATTGTTAATGCCAGAAGAGGCAAACAGGGAAAGATCAAACGTAAGGAAAATATTTCTCTTAATCCTGTTAAAGTCactctttatttaatttattttctatttaatttacTCCTTGATCATAATTCTGACTTTTTCGTTTTGCCTGTTCACCTTTTAGCCATTGGTTACTCGGGTTCTGTCCCACCTCACCACCAAAACCTTCATCCACTTCACCAGCGTCACATCACCATTCCAACCCGTGTGCCTCAGCAGCAGGTCTTTTCATTGGCCGAGCCCCCAAAAAGAAAGCCTTATCACCTGTTGTACAGCATCACTCGCAACGCCTTTTTCAGGAAATGAGGCTTTGCTCCCTCatcctttattttttcctctgtgcatgATCCGAGCATGCCCAAACCGTCCGGAGGACTCAAAgaacactttatttttcttcctgtattttTCCTGTCTGTGAATGTACtatcaagttttgtttttgtgcctcatgtgtcttttctttgtgtctgtttttgttgcttGTTGAAGTCCAGTGCCTTCATTCGTATGGGGCGTGACTAAAGTGTTAAAATACTGACTCTGTCCATTTTGTTGGTAAGTTAAAGATGCTGCTCACTTAAGCTCATGAAACCCCACCCCCTTTGTCTTATTAATTCCAGCTGAAAgttttttttgattttaattatgaCAACGATGTTTATTCTGCTTTTACATTGACAAACACggttttctgttatttcacaAAGGCTGgacccttttttctttttttttgctgcgaGTCCGTCACTTCTGAGCACCAAACAGCCAGAGGATAAACGAACTGACACCGTCATCTACCCTGTTAACAGTGTAAATAAAACTCTtgtacaaacatacaaaatgagaatgttttcactttaaaatagTCGTTTGCTTATGCAACTAGCCACTAGCAAGTCATTGTTTTCTGCCTGTTGAATATTAGCTCATGTGAATTTGATAAAAGTCAGCGATAGAAGTTAATGAATGAAACATTAGCCATAGAACTGGAGGAGGTACTTTGCCATCAGCGAGCTGCTTGTTTCCCCACCGCTCGCCTGTGCTGAAGGATCTGGTTTCACACACCTGTCAGCTGTGCGTCCGAACGGTGTGCTTGTGTGACTCTGCGCTTGTTTGtgtatctgctgctgttttttcctGAGGCAGTTTTCATCCGGAAGGAAAAAGGCCAATGGACCTGAAAAACCGGACATCGGGAATTAGATGATAGAGGCTTGATGGGGATGCCTGTGTCATGGGCACAGAGCGTGAGGAGAACGGGCAGCCGAGAGGAGGTGATGATGCATCTCAACAGGACGCTGCTAGTGTAAGTAAGATATGACCTTGACttaatgttgttttccttcTAGTTAGGTGACTAGAATTGTACAATCTTGACTCTAACTTGCATTTTGGGCAGTTAAAGGCTGTTTGTCTTGATTAAACCCTGAAGAATTCAGTGTAGAAAACAAGTTTC
This DNA window, taken from Seriola aureovittata isolate HTS-2021-v1 ecotype China chromosome 20, ASM2101889v1, whole genome shotgun sequence, encodes the following:
- the tmprss7 gene encoding uncharacterized protein tmprss7 isoform X1 codes for the protein MRGSKPLDLRETQATLLWLNNKNSCFVDVRKKVRRTTSATMSRAEQKDRGLSTSEDSLLCFHNSKAEPLIRGRPLSDIYPFQSQCDRSAVPYLLSGCGAQVQPMTAGPLTDENKLNGINSSAWSNPVIGQPEGKPYSSRIMRLFSNSRKGPVPAHSPTTDTPTSVHSKDGNSGPQSWSGLSGLGVVDSFKKLRSSVLQGIQSKGASNHDGEHDLSSNQEIANGTVVAKADPGLDDGMNHLKSAEGYSVCNGNFSGQNLAFNQCGSDIEDYDDEENDEGDGLTRNSRFSRSMRRAYGAGRISLLDMGNGRVAGSSTTGAADSQRPGQTSEVGVQAENMNNTNVKVLSRMSKSAENLHIFKAPFRRRAPSPGPLSPQEDPQSSTTSNRTPSIQRTASASSVDLRSHAVNRRKSPVKTKGPMLKLVGSMTDLTVRRRRSPSPSPTSPSPMSPLTRLHDDYSRRVPCLQTGERQRRPSPVRARVMSVEHTPLVHHQPEYDGGPQEHQVLISPVSVDPPETIDTSPGISAHYESQAVATTSGYKRIAACDSSPLSQKESSQRQEQTEVKSLPSKVTSEQEREELLQTDEVSPTTSSITPPISPTSLSESPTSPTSSTKAAATPTETSSVKPRRRARHPRPRPISDYGQLISRKHSIPEEVAELHAEERTENTSLHKDGSDNDTYGDGESPEKCSVNGDVQCRRYRPISVIGVVDVFPPDAEEKDDRLPSPLSRPPIPSHQVPPYRAVSARFRPSALSQSTPIGLDRVGRRRLHRVLSDGVSDCSATLDDSVSEEEEGSFDELADVTPYLQPGVEISVLNEWISSGHTVYAEALWDHVTMEEQELAFKAGDVIRVLDASHKDWWWGRVADREAWFPSCFVRVRVNQEDSSAESVESVADQEDPTPRDTHSAQHKEQMRTNVVQEIMNTERIYIKHLKDICEGYIRQCRKHPQMFTELQLKTIFSNIEDIYKFHRQFLKDLEKKYNKDQPHLSEIGSCFLLQGEGFSIYSEYCNTHPAACAELQRLMKLGRYKHFFEACRLLQQMIDISIAGFLLTPVQKICKYPLQLGELLKYTPKDHSDYGGVSKAYEAMKNVASLINERKRRLESVDAIAHWQVAILHWEGPDVLERSSELIHSGELTRIVRQGKMQQRSFFLFDHQLVFCKKDVLRRDLLHYRGRLDMDQTEVVDVPDGRDPDLGLTLRNALRLRHASTLELVCVLCCRKAQDKQRWLEAFAKERHRVKEDQEMGMEISEEQRKQAIVNARRGKQGKIKPIGYSGSVPPHHQNLHPLHQRHITIPTRVPQQQVFSLAEPPKRKPYHLLYSITRNAFFRK
- the tmprss7 gene encoding spermatogenesis-associated protein 13 isoform X2, producing the protein MTAGPLTDENKLNGINSSAWSNPVIGQPEGKPYSSRIMRLFSNSRKGPVPAHSPTTDTPTSVHSKDGNSGPQSWSGLSGLGVVDSFKKLRSSVLQGIQSKGASNHDGEHDLSSNQEIANGTVVAKADPGLDDGMNHLKSAEGYSVCNGNFSGQNLAFNQCGSDIEDYDDEENDEGDGLTRNSRFSRSMRRAYGAGRISLLDMGNGRVAGSSTTGAADSQRPGQTSEVGVQAENMNNTNVKVLSRMSKSAENLHIFKAPFRRRAPSPGPLSPQEDPQSSTTSNRTPSIQRTASASSVDLRSHAVNRRKSPVKTKGPMLKLVGSMTDLTVRRRRSPSPSPTSPSPMSPLTRLHDDYSRRVPCLQTGERQRRPSPVRARVMSVEHTPLVHHQPEYDGGPQEHQVLISPVSVDPPETIDTSPGISAHYESQAVATTSGYKRIAACDSSPLSQKESSQRQEQTEVKSLPSKVTSEQEREELLQTDEVSPTTSSITPPISPTSLSESPTSPTSSTKAAATPTETSSVKPRRRARHPRPRPISDYGQLISRKHSIPEEVAELHAEERTENTSLHKDGSDNDTYGDGESPEKCSVNGDVQCRRYRPISVIGVVDVFPPDAEEKDDRLPSPLSRPPIPSHQVPPYRAVSARFRPSALSQSTPIGLDRVGRRRLHRVLSDGVSDCSATLDDSVSEEEEGSFDELADVTPYLQPGVEISVLNEWISSGHTVYAEALWDHVTMEEQELAFKAGDVIRVLDASHKDWWWGRVADREAWFPSCFVRVRVNQEDSSAESVESVADQEDPTPRDTHSAQHKEQMRTNVVQEIMNTERIYIKHLKDICEGYIRQCRKHPQMFTELQLKTIFSNIEDIYKFHRQFLKDLEKKYNKDQPHLSEIGSCFLLQGEGFSIYSEYCNTHPAACAELQRLMKLGRYKHFFEACRLLQQMIDISIAGFLLTPVQKICKYPLQLGELLKYTPKDHSDYGGVSKAYEAMKNVASLINERKRRLESVDAIAHWQVAILHWEGPDVLERSSELIHSGELTRIVRQGKMQQRSFFLFDHQLVFCKKDVLRRDLLHYRGRLDMDQTEVVDVPDGRDPDLGLTLRNALRLRHASTLELVCVLCCRKAQDKQRWLEAFAKERHRVKEDQEMGMEISEEQRKQAIVNARRGKQGKIKPIGYSGSVPPHHQNLHPLHQRHITIPTRVPQQQVFSLAEPPKRKPYHLLYSITRNAFFRK
- the tmprss7 gene encoding spermatogenesis-associated protein 13 isoform X4 → MVLVHCVPFQCICWGPDPDRENPEVTSEQEREELLQTDEVSPTTSSITPPISPTSLSESPTSPTSSTKAAATPTETSSVKPRRRARHPRPRPISDYGQLISRKHSIPEEVAELHAEERTENTSLHKDGSDNDTYGDGESPEKCSVNGDVQCRRYRPISVIGVVDVFPPDAEEKDDRLPSPLSRPPIPSHQVPPYRAVSARFRPSALSQSTPIGLDRVGRRRLHRVLSDGVSDCSATLDDSVSEEEEGSFDELADVTPYLQPGVEISVLNEWISSGHTVYAEALWDHVTMEEQELAFKAGDVIRVLDASHKDWWWGRVADREAWFPSCFVRVRVNQEDSSAESVESVADQEDPTPRDTHSAQHKEQMRTNVVQEIMNTERIYIKHLKDICEGYIRQCRKHPQMFTELQLKTIFSNIEDIYKFHRQFLKDLEKKYNKDQPHLSEIGSCFLLQGEGFSIYSEYCNTHPAACAELQRLMKLGRYKHFFEACRLLQQMIDISIAGFLLTPVQKICKYPLQLGELLKYTPKDHSDYGGVSKAYEAMKNVASLINERKRRLESVDAIAHWQVAILHWEGPDVLERSSELIHSGELTRIVRQGKMQQRSFFLFDHQLVFCKKDVLRRDLLHYRGRLDMDQTEVVDVPDGRDPDLGLTLRNALRLRHASTLELVCVLCCRKAQDKQRWLEAFAKERHRVKEDQEMGMEISEEQRKQAIVNARRGKQGKIKPIGYSGSVPPHHQNLHPLHQRHITIPTRVPQQQVFSLAEPPKRKPYHLLYSITRNAFFRK